From one Micromonospora siamensis genomic stretch:
- a CDS encoding aminodeoxychorismate/anthranilate synthase component II, with protein sequence MRVLVIDNYDSFVYNIVQYLGQLGVECEVRRNDEIDVAEVGRVDAAGILLSPGPGSPDRAGICLDVIREYAGQLPIFGVCLGHQAIGEAFGATVTRAPELLHGKTSQVRHESAGVLAGLPDPFTATRYHSLAVLRETLPAEIEVTGWTESGVVMAMRHRTLAIEGVQFHPESVLTEGGHLMLANWLATCGHPEALERVPALAAEVDARRRSAFATT encoded by the coding sequence ATGCGCGTCCTGGTGATCGACAACTACGATTCGTTCGTCTACAACATCGTGCAATACCTGGGCCAGCTCGGCGTCGAGTGCGAGGTCCGCCGCAACGACGAGATCGACGTGGCCGAGGTGGGCCGGGTCGACGCGGCCGGCATCCTGCTCTCGCCCGGTCCGGGCAGCCCCGACCGCGCCGGCATCTGCCTCGACGTCATCCGGGAGTACGCCGGCCAGCTGCCGATCTTCGGCGTCTGCCTCGGCCACCAGGCGATCGGCGAGGCGTTCGGGGCCACCGTTACCCGGGCCCCCGAGCTGCTGCACGGCAAGACCTCGCAGGTGCGGCACGAGTCGGCGGGGGTGCTCGCCGGCCTGCCCGACCCGTTCACGGCCACCCGCTACCACTCGCTGGCCGTGCTCCGCGAGACGCTGCCGGCCGAGATCGAGGTCACCGGCTGGACCGAGTCCGGCGTGGTGATGGCGATGCGGCACCGCACCCTGGCGATCGAGGGCGTGCAGTTCCACCCCGAGTCGGTGCTCACCGAGGGCGGGCACCTGATGCTGGCGAACTGGCTGGCCACCTGCGGCCACCCGGAGGCGCTGGAGCGGGTGCCAGCGCTGGCCGCCGAGGTGGACGCCCGACGCCGCTCAGCCTTCGCCACCACCTGA
- a CDS encoding hemolysin family protein — MSELLVTVVLLLGNAFFVGSEFALIASRRTVIEPLAATSKRARWALSAMNQIPLMIAGAQLGITICSLGLGAIAEPALAHLLEPAFTLVRLPEGAVHPVAFLIALGVVVFLHTVVGEMVPKNITLAGPEPSALWLGPAMLAFCLATKPLLLAMKWAARRVLRFWGIEATDAVKTVFTAEELAGLVSQARTEGLLDAEEHARITGALALHSRTAADALQPWSTVTTVAEDVSPASLEVLATRTGRSRFPVVQRASRRVLGFVHVKDVLGYSGASRRAPVPVEVYRPLAVVPPDRTLADLLLAMRRERRHMVLVSDGRRPLGVVTLDDVLTAIVG, encoded by the coding sequence ATGAGTGAACTGCTGGTCACGGTCGTGCTGCTGCTCGGCAACGCCTTCTTCGTGGGCAGCGAGTTCGCGCTGATCGCCTCCCGCCGGACGGTGATCGAGCCGCTCGCCGCCACCTCGAAGCGGGCCCGGTGGGCGTTGTCGGCGATGAACCAGATCCCGCTGATGATCGCCGGCGCGCAGCTGGGCATCACCATCTGCTCGCTGGGCCTGGGCGCGATCGCGGAGCCGGCGCTGGCGCACCTGCTGGAGCCGGCGTTCACCCTGGTCCGGCTACCGGAGGGCGCGGTGCATCCGGTGGCCTTCCTGATCGCCCTGGGTGTGGTGGTCTTCCTGCACACCGTGGTCGGCGAGATGGTGCCGAAGAACATCACCCTGGCCGGGCCGGAGCCGTCGGCGCTCTGGCTGGGGCCGGCGATGCTGGCGTTCTGCCTGGCCACCAAGCCGTTGCTGCTGGCGATGAAGTGGGCGGCCCGGCGGGTGCTGCGGTTCTGGGGGATCGAGGCGACGGACGCGGTGAAGACGGTCTTCACCGCCGAGGAGTTGGCCGGGCTGGTGTCGCAGGCGCGTACCGAGGGGCTGCTGGACGCGGAGGAGCACGCCCGGATCACCGGTGCCCTCGCGCTGCACAGCCGGACGGCGGCGGACGCGTTGCAGCCCTGGTCGACGGTGACCACGGTGGCCGAGGACGTCTCGCCCGCGTCGCTGGAGGTGCTGGCCACCCGGACCGGCCGGTCCCGCTTCCCGGTGGTGCAGCGGGCCAGCCGCCGGGTGCTGGGGTTCGTGCACGTCAAGGACGTGCTGGGCTATTCGGGGGCGAGCCGGCGGGCGCCGGTTCCGGTGGAGGTGTACCGGCCGCTGGCGGTGGTGCCGCCGGACCGTACGCTGGCCGATCTGCTGCTCGCGATGCGCCGTGAGCGGCGGCACATGGTGCTGGTGAGCGACGGTCGCCGGCCCCTCGGAGTGGTGACGCTGGACGATGTATTGACGGCTATCGTTGGCTAG
- a CDS encoding cell division protein CrgA — protein MPKSQVRKKKVYTPPTDVRPTATAATRKPSPVWLPVTAVALIVAGIGWLVVYYLSEQAYPVASWGYWNLAVGFGAMVASLILLSRWR, from the coding sequence GTGCCCAAGTCTCAGGTCCGCAAGAAGAAGGTGTACACCCCGCCGACGGACGTACGTCCGACGGCGACGGCGGCGACGCGCAAGCCTAGCCCGGTCTGGCTGCCCGTCACGGCGGTGGCGCTGATCGTCGCCGGCATCGGCTGGCTGGTCGTGTACTACCTCTCCGAGCAGGCGTACCCGGTCGCCTCCTGGGGCTACTGGAACCTGGCGGTCGGCTTCGGCGCCATGGTCGCCTCGCTGATCCTGCTCTCCCGCTGGCGCTGA
- a CDS encoding DUF881 domain-containing protein encodes MEYTSGAASWQKVIRRAVAGLLPRRRGQRRPGWSIGVPLIAAAAGLLFTTTATAAGGTALREDRRPELNQLIEERRTQVEANEQRAARLRAEVEDETTALADTNGPIKAQQERARASEEAAGFTALTGTGITVELDDAPTGQKLPKGATNDDLVVHQGDVQAVVNALWAGGAEAMSIMNVRVLSTSAVRCVGNTLLLHGRVYSPPFKIVAIGDPAALQRALASSKGVRWFMDAVEAYQLGYQERVSTVTVPAFEDSTALRSAKVPR; translated from the coding sequence GTGGAGTACACATCCGGCGCCGCCTCCTGGCAGAAGGTCATCCGGCGCGCGGTCGCCGGCCTGCTGCCCCGGCGGCGCGGCCAGCGGCGACCCGGCTGGTCGATCGGCGTACCGCTGATCGCCGCCGCGGCCGGGCTCCTCTTCACCACGACCGCCACCGCGGCGGGCGGCACCGCACTGCGCGAGGACCGGCGACCCGAGCTCAACCAGCTGATCGAGGAGCGCCGTACCCAGGTAGAGGCGAACGAGCAGCGGGCCGCACGGCTGCGGGCCGAGGTCGAGGACGAGACCACCGCGCTGGCCGACACGAACGGCCCGATCAAGGCCCAGCAGGAACGGGCCCGGGCGAGCGAGGAGGCGGCCGGCTTCACCGCGCTCACCGGCACCGGCATCACCGTCGAACTCGACGACGCACCCACCGGCCAGAAATTGCCCAAAGGTGCCACCAACGACGACCTGGTGGTCCATCAGGGCGACGTCCAGGCAGTGGTGAACGCGCTCTGGGCGGGCGGCGCGGAGGCCATGTCAATCATGAACGTCCGCGTGCTCAGCACCAGCGCGGTACGCTGCGTCGGAAACACCCTGCTCCTGCACGGACGGGTGTATTCCCCACCATTCAAGATCGTAGCAATCGGCGATCCCGCCGCACTTCAACGGGCGCTCGCCAGCTCCAAGGGAGTTCGGTGGTTCATGGACGCGGTTGAGGCCTACCAGCTGGGCTACCAGGAGCGGGTCTCCACCGTCACCGTGCCCGCGTTCGAGGACTCCACCGCGCTCCGCTCCGCCAAGGTGCCCCGGTGA
- a CDS encoding C40 family peptidase, translating to MPPHRHAPVRFAGHGRSRRVVHRLIAVLAAVFVGAGMLTAPAHAAPSVDEIEAAIDKQWEQLEPTIEQYNDVRSKLRVNRKKSKELEKKIQPLALESELAMGRIGELASQHYMTGPTVEAGALLADIKPGDLAEQLTILDRLAAHERKQIAGVLAVRDKYSAEKKKLDQLIADQVEKEALLAAKKKQIDAEIKRLKASMPKTVVSVAGCPTIEGVVAQAARTAIETACKQVGDPYVWGATGPNSFDCSGLTQYAYKKAGIYLTHFTGAQWNEGRSVSRSEARPGDLVFFFSDLHHVGLYLGNGIMVHAPRTGKPVQVSSINNMPVAGFRRVT from the coding sequence ATGCCCCCACATCGTCACGCGCCCGTCCGGTTCGCCGGCCACGGGCGCTCGCGACGGGTCGTCCACCGTCTGATCGCCGTCCTGGCGGCAGTGTTCGTCGGCGCGGGAATGCTCACCGCCCCCGCGCACGCCGCCCCCTCGGTGGACGAGATCGAGGCCGCGATCGACAAGCAGTGGGAGCAGCTCGAACCGACCATCGAGCAGTACAACGATGTCCGGTCCAAGCTGCGGGTGAACCGCAAGAAGTCCAAGGAGCTGGAGAAGAAGATCCAGCCCTTGGCCCTGGAGAGCGAACTGGCCATGGGCCGGATCGGCGAGCTGGCCTCCCAGCACTACATGACCGGTCCCACGGTCGAGGCCGGCGCGCTGCTGGCCGACATCAAGCCGGGTGACCTGGCCGAGCAGCTCACCATCCTGGATCGGCTCGCCGCGCACGAGCGCAAGCAGATCGCCGGCGTCCTCGCCGTCCGGGACAAGTACTCCGCCGAGAAGAAGAAGCTCGACCAGCTGATCGCCGACCAGGTCGAGAAGGAGGCCCTGCTGGCCGCCAAGAAGAAGCAGATCGACGCCGAGATCAAGCGGCTCAAGGCGTCGATGCCGAAGACCGTGGTCAGCGTCGCCGGCTGCCCGACCATCGAGGGCGTGGTCGCCCAGGCGGCCCGGACCGCCATCGAGACCGCCTGCAAGCAGGTCGGCGACCCGTACGTCTGGGGCGCCACCGGGCCGAACTCCTTCGACTGCTCGGGCCTGACCCAGTACGCCTACAAGAAAGCCGGGATCTACCTGACCCACTTCACCGGCGCGCAGTGGAACGAGGGCCGGTCGGTGTCCCGCTCCGAGGCGCGCCCCGGCGACCTGGTCTTCTTCTTCAGTGACCTGCACCACGTCGGGCTCTATCTGGGCAACGGCATCATGGTGCACGCCCCCAGAACCGGTAAGCCGGTGCAGGTCAGCAGCATCAACAACATGCCGGTGGCCGGCTTCCGCCGGGTCACCTGA
- a CDS encoding class E sortase, giving the protein MNDGPDERRDGRHRNPGEEPTAFIPRVERPAPTAPQPTGGQPPAVELPWPDRPLTPRPLAPAGDRDPITGPTSAARSGPAATLRPGAGPGPAPAVRPGSPPAAGPGPTPAVRPGPPPGAGRPAPVPQPSQGPPPGAATAPSGRSAPPSWPGERDPHPEHAPHDSPRYASPTPTDGVRPAPGVPSADGQWERAAAGPAAPTGDAPTAFIPKVDSRRQPGEGRHDAAPPQPVDTRGAGAPPHQTHTRGAGAPGHPTDTRGTAPDHPTDSRGAGASGHPTDLRSAGMPGHPSSDARGAGVPPRSADDGRPGAAAGGGADPGATAIIPAVTGRPATPAPGLDSTALMGAVPRPPVLDEPSDGTPPAEPPRPRRGEKVVRLRAHQTDAGYKSVYSELTRPSVWSRVRTGIRLTGEVLITFGLVVLLFAGYEIWGKSVIVNAHQEDLSSQLAQAWGPSGDPTVAPTGGPKPKPKPAVEGKPIAGLYIPKLDKNWVVVEGVEQSDIRYAPGHYPKSAMPGELGNFSVAGHRNRATFWRIDELDPGDDIVVEGKDTWYVYKVYKTRIVRPDQVEVVAPVPMEPGARPKDKLLTLTTCNPKFDNYQRLIVHAKLDHDLAKSAGRPPELGG; this is encoded by the coding sequence GTGAACGACGGGCCCGACGAGCGGCGGGACGGGCGGCACCGCAACCCGGGCGAGGAACCCACCGCCTTCATCCCCCGGGTCGAGCGCCCCGCGCCCACCGCGCCCCAGCCGACCGGCGGGCAGCCACCCGCCGTGGAGCTGCCCTGGCCCGACCGGCCGCTCACCCCCCGCCCGCTGGCCCCGGCCGGCGACCGTGACCCGATCACCGGTCCGACCTCCGCCGCCCGCTCCGGCCCGGCAGCCACCCTCCGTCCCGGCGCTGGGCCCGGCCCGGCACCAGCCGTTCGTCCCGGCTCGCCGCCCGCGGCTGGCCCCGGCCCGACCCCAGCCGTCCGTCCCGGCCCGCCGCCCGGTGCAGGTCGGCCGGCCCCGGTCCCTCAGCCCTCGCAGGGCCCGCCGCCGGGAGCTGCCACCGCACCGTCCGGGCGCTCCGCCCCGCCGAGCTGGCCGGGGGAACGCGACCCGCACCCGGAGCACGCCCCGCACGACTCCCCTCGGTACGCGTCGCCCACCCCCACCGACGGCGTCCGGCCGGCGCCGGGGGTGCCGAGTGCCGACGGTCAGTGGGAGCGGGCCGCCGCCGGCCCGGCCGCGCCGACCGGTGACGCGCCGACGGCGTTCATCCCCAAGGTCGACTCCCGTCGACAGCCGGGCGAGGGCCGGCACGACGCGGCACCGCCCCAACCGGTCGACACCCGGGGGGCCGGGGCACCGCCCCACCAGACCCACACCCGTGGGGCCGGGGCACCGGGCCACCCGACCGACACCCGGGGCACCGCACCGGACCACCCGACCGACAGCCGAGGCGCCGGGGCATCCGGCCACCCGACCGACCTCCGGAGCGCCGGGATGCCCGGGCACCCGTCATCCGACGCCCGGGGGGCCGGCGTGCCGCCCCGCTCGGCGGACGACGGACGACCCGGTGCTGCGGCCGGCGGTGGCGCCGACCCGGGCGCGACGGCGATCATCCCGGCGGTCACCGGGCGGCCGGCCACCCCCGCGCCGGGGCTGGACTCCACCGCGCTGATGGGAGCCGTACCCCGTCCGCCGGTCCTCGACGAGCCCTCCGACGGCACCCCGCCCGCCGAACCACCCCGCCCGCGCCGCGGCGAGAAGGTGGTCAGGCTCCGCGCCCACCAGACCGACGCCGGCTACAAGAGCGTCTACTCCGAGCTGACCAGGCCCTCCGTCTGGTCCCGGGTCCGCACCGGCATCCGGCTCACCGGCGAGGTGCTGATCACCTTCGGCCTGGTGGTCCTCCTCTTCGCCGGCTACGAGATCTGGGGCAAGTCGGTCATCGTCAACGCCCACCAGGAGGATCTGAGCAGCCAGCTCGCCCAGGCGTGGGGGCCCAGCGGTGACCCGACGGTCGCCCCGACCGGCGGGCCGAAGCCGAAGCCGAAGCCCGCCGTGGAGGGCAAGCCGATCGCCGGCCTCTACATCCCGAAGCTCGACAAGAACTGGGTCGTGGTGGAGGGCGTCGAGCAGTCCGACATCCGGTACGCCCCGGGCCACTACCCGAAGAGCGCGATGCCGGGCGAGTTGGGCAACTTTTCCGTCGCCGGACACCGCAACCGGGCCACCTTCTGGCGGATCGACGAGCTGGACCCGGGCGACGACATCGTCGTCGAGGGCAAGGACACCTGGTACGTCTACAAGGTCTACAAGACTCGCATCGTCCGGCCGGACCAGGTGGAGGTGGTGGCGCCGGTGCCGATGGAGCCGGGTGCCAGGCCGAAGGACAAGCTGCTCACCCTGACCACCTGCAACCCCAAGTTCGACAACTATCAGCGGTTGATCGTCCACGCGAAGCTGGACCACGACCTGGCGAAGTCCGCCGGTCGACCGCCGGAGCTGGGGGGCTGA
- a CDS encoding hemolysin family protein: MPLVGFVLLTAGNAFFVAAEFALVTVDRAEIDRRAGEGDGRAATVRRALHHLSFQLSGAQLGITITALLTGYLAEPALARLFGPLLRPVGGAERFTPLLALALATLISMLFGELVPKNAALARPMPAALATAGPMHAFSRTFGWLIRGLNDSANRLVRQLGVEPQEELASARSPEELGLLAAISARAGALPPDTAMLLRRTIRFGDKRAAEAMTPRVDVIALRATATVAELLDLSQETGRTRFPVYEETLDLVTGVAGVPDALGVPPARRESTTVAAVAREPVYVPESLDLDGVLAALKAAGADLAIVVDEYGGTDGVVTVEDLVEELVGEIADEFDPAAVDDAHAAELTVPGGERTLLVDGVLRSDELAEQTGFRLPEGPYETLAGWLMARLGHIPIAGEAVEDGGYEFTVVEVERHRIEQVRVVRPEEPADDE, from the coding sequence TTGCCCCTGGTCGGCTTCGTGCTGCTGACCGCCGGCAACGCGTTCTTCGTCGCGGCCGAGTTCGCCCTGGTGACGGTGGACCGTGCGGAGATCGACAGGCGGGCGGGCGAGGGCGACGGCCGGGCCGCCACCGTACGCCGGGCGTTGCACCACCTCTCCTTCCAGCTCTCCGGCGCGCAGCTGGGCATCACCATCACCGCGCTGCTGACCGGTTACCTGGCCGAGCCGGCGCTGGCCCGGCTCTTCGGTCCGCTGCTGCGCCCGGTGGGCGGCGCCGAGCGGTTCACCCCGTTGCTGGCCCTGGCGCTGGCCACCCTGATCTCGATGCTCTTCGGTGAGCTGGTGCCGAAGAACGCGGCGTTGGCCCGGCCGATGCCGGCCGCACTGGCCACCGCCGGCCCGATGCACGCCTTCTCCCGGACCTTCGGCTGGCTGATCCGGGGCCTGAACGACTCGGCGAACCGGCTGGTCCGGCAGCTGGGCGTGGAGCCGCAGGAGGAGCTGGCGAGCGCCCGCTCGCCGGAGGAGTTGGGGCTGCTGGCGGCCATCTCGGCCCGGGCCGGGGCGCTGCCGCCGGACACCGCGATGCTGCTGCGCCGGACCATCCGCTTCGGCGACAAGCGGGCCGCGGAGGCGATGACCCCGCGGGTCGACGTGATCGCGCTGCGGGCCACCGCCACCGTGGCCGAGCTGCTCGACCTGTCGCAGGAGACCGGCCGGACCCGCTTCCCGGTGTACGAGGAGACCCTGGACCTGGTCACCGGGGTGGCCGGGGTGCCGGACGCGCTCGGCGTCCCACCGGCCCGGCGGGAGTCGACCACCGTGGCGGCGGTCGCCCGGGAACCGGTGTACGTGCCGGAGAGCCTGGACCTGGACGGGGTGCTGGCGGCGCTCAAGGCGGCCGGCGCCGACCTGGCGATCGTGGTCGACGAGTACGGCGGCACGGACGGCGTGGTGACCGTCGAGGACCTGGTGGAGGAGCTGGTCGGGGAGATCGCCGACGAGTTCGACCCGGCGGCGGTGGACGACGCGCACGCGGCGGAGCTGACCGTGCCGGGGGGCGAGCGGACGCTGCTGGTGGACGGGGTGCTGCGCTCCGACGAGCTGGCCGAGCAGACCGGCTTCCGGCTGCCCGAGGGCCCGTACGAGACCCTCGCCGGATGGCTGATGGCCCGGCTGGGTCACATCCCGATCGCCGGCGAGGCGGTGGAGGACGGCGGGTACGAGTTCACCGTCGTCGAGGTGGAGCGGCACCGGATCGAGCAGGTCCGGGTGGTCCGCCCGGAGGAGCCGGCCGACGATGAGTGA
- the pknB gene encoding Stk1 family PASTA domain-containing Ser/Thr kinase — translation MTAQARLLGGRYQVGELLGYGGMAEVHRGRDLRLGRDVAIKMLRADLARDATFQMRFRREAQNAASLNHPAIVAVYDTGEETGPTGETLPFIVMEFVNGRTLKEVLGVEGRLQPRRALEICADMCAALEFSHRHGIIHRDVKPGNVMLTQTGQVKVMDFGIARALASGATTMTQTSAVIGTAQYLSPEQARGEAVDARSDVYAAGCVLFELLCAHPPFVGDSPVSVAYQHVREAPPTPSDINPDVNPAVDAIVLKALSKNPLNRYQSAGEMRADLLRAAAGRPVMATPVMSHEEATQLAPAATTAAYPAAAGAPTRQQVPARVGDPRQRKASSWVMAVLAAVVVLSLIALGAAWLNGRNKDDGAEQPKLVAVPSVVDQPQDAAIAQIRGAGLTPKVAEDLRYGTCEKGTVVSQAPTGGQLEPNQEVTLTICGGIAQVEVPDLKGFTYEAAVKQLKDSKLKPEKQEVNSGEREGTVIDVSPKPGTQVGEGATVTLQVSKGNVNKVPNVVGLDQDEAERTLKNAGFEPEVELGADVPADQAGKVTAQTPEGNTRKPEGTKVVITVSQPEPTTEPTPTDQPTASPEPTPSATATGGGGGFPFPTPPPQ, via the coding sequence GGTTCCGCCGTGAGGCGCAGAACGCCGCGTCGCTGAACCACCCGGCCATCGTCGCGGTGTACGACACCGGCGAGGAGACCGGGCCGACCGGCGAGACGCTGCCGTTCATCGTGATGGAGTTCGTCAACGGGCGCACCCTCAAGGAGGTCCTCGGCGTCGAGGGGCGGCTCCAGCCGCGCCGGGCGCTGGAGATCTGCGCCGACATGTGCGCGGCGCTGGAGTTCAGCCACCGGCACGGGATCATCCACCGGGACGTCAAGCCCGGCAACGTGATGCTCACCCAGACCGGCCAGGTCAAGGTGATGGACTTCGGCATCGCCCGGGCACTGGCCAGCGGCGCCACCACGATGACCCAGACCAGCGCGGTCATCGGCACCGCGCAATATCTCTCGCCGGAGCAGGCGCGCGGCGAGGCGGTCGACGCCCGCTCCGACGTGTACGCGGCCGGCTGCGTGCTGTTCGAGCTGCTCTGCGCGCACCCGCCGTTCGTCGGGGACAGCCCGGTCAGCGTGGCGTACCAGCACGTGCGGGAGGCGCCGCCGACGCCGAGCGACATCAACCCGGACGTCAACCCGGCGGTCGACGCGATCGTGCTCAAGGCGCTGTCGAAGAACCCGCTGAACCGCTACCAGAGCGCCGGCGAGATGAGGGCGGACCTGCTCCGTGCCGCCGCCGGCCGCCCCGTGATGGCCACTCCGGTGATGTCACACGAGGAGGCCACCCAGCTGGCCCCGGCCGCCACGACGGCCGCGTACCCGGCCGCGGCCGGTGCGCCGACCCGGCAGCAGGTTCCCGCCCGGGTGGGCGACCCACGGCAGCGCAAGGCGTCGTCGTGGGTGATGGCCGTCCTCGCGGCGGTGGTCGTCCTCTCGTTGATCGCGCTGGGCGCCGCCTGGCTCAACGGCCGGAACAAGGACGACGGCGCCGAGCAGCCGAAGCTGGTGGCGGTGCCGAGCGTGGTTGACCAGCCGCAGGACGCGGCGATCGCCCAGATCCGAGGGGCAGGACTGACCCCGAAGGTGGCCGAGGATCTCAGGTACGGCACCTGCGAGAAGGGCACCGTGGTCAGCCAGGCCCCGACCGGTGGCCAGCTCGAGCCGAACCAGGAGGTCACCCTCACGATCTGCGGCGGCATCGCCCAGGTCGAGGTTCCGGACCTTAAGGGCTTCACCTACGAAGCGGCCGTGAAGCAGCTCAAGGACTCGAAGCTCAAGCCGGAGAAGCAGGAGGTCAACTCCGGCGAGCGGGAGGGCACTGTCATCGACGTGAGCCCGAAGCCAGGCACCCAGGTGGGCGAGGGAGCCACGGTGACCCTCCAGGTCTCCAAGGGCAACGTCAACAAGGTCCCGAACGTGGTCGGCCTCGACCAGGACGAGGCGGAGCGGACGCTCAAGAACGCAGGCTTCGAGCCCGAGGTGGAGTTGGGCGCGGACGTCCCGGCGGACCAGGCCGGCAAGGTGACCGCGCAGACCCCCGAGGGGAACACCCGCAAGCCGGAGGGCACCAAGGTGGTCATCACCGTCTCTCAGCCGGAGCCGACCACCGAGCCCACCCCGACGGACCAGCCCACCGCCTCGCCGGAGCCCACCCCGTCGGCGACGGCGACCGGTGGCGGGGGCGGCTTCCCGTTCCCCACCCCGCCCCCGCAGTAG
- a CDS encoding (Fe-S)-binding protein, which yields MGSVQIVTTILAAAITAVAVWLAVRAVMKMTAVIRLGQPAPERFGDKGTRTKTMLVETAGHTRMLKWSVVGAAHWTVMVGFIVLSLLVLEAYFEVVTPSGGLPVVGHWTIFGLVTEWIGILGLIGIVVLMAIRLRNRPTRPGGRSRFTGSTMWQGYFVEWIVLLVLIFGFVIRGFKVATDHFEYPAWATPLSHAVGAVLPAWQDGASIAALIKIMISMTWLIVISLNVTMGVAWHRFLAFPNIFFKRDPAKPAGSGLGPLRPMMSEGKPLDFEEADPEKDQFGVAQVEQFSWKGLLDFSTCTECGRCQSQCPAWNTGKPLSPKLLVLSLRDHAYAKAPYLLAGGGKDLTGEEKATEAQLAHLDVLTLAESNKPLIGTAEEGGIIDPDVLWSCTTCGACVEQCPVDIEHVDHIVDMRRYQVLIESSFPSEAGVMLRNLENKGNPWGAPQNTREDWTKGLDFEVPQVGEVEDFEYLFWVGCAGAFEDRAKKTTRAVATLLNEAGVSFAILGEGETCSGDPARRIGNEFVFQMLAQQNVETLNEAFEGREKAKRKIVATCPHCFNTLGNEYGQLGGEFEVVHHTQLLAHLISTGKLTPVQPVDGGVTYHDPCYLGRHNRVFAAPREVLGDAIKGEITEMPRNSERSFCCGAGGARMWMEEKIGKRINVDRVEEAMSTGAKTVAVGCPFCSTMLNDGVNGKGAGEQVEVVDVASVLLRSVKPEGAPGDEKETAPVAG from the coding sequence ATGGGCAGCGTCCAGATCGTCACCACGATCCTCGCGGCCGCCATCACCGCCGTGGCGGTGTGGTTGGCGGTACGAGCCGTCATGAAGATGACGGCCGTCATCCGGCTCGGGCAGCCGGCGCCGGAGCGGTTCGGCGACAAGGGCACCCGCACGAAGACCATGCTGGTCGAGACCGCCGGTCACACCCGCATGCTGAAGTGGAGCGTGGTCGGGGCGGCGCACTGGACCGTGATGGTCGGCTTCATCGTGCTGTCCCTGCTGGTTCTCGAGGCGTACTTCGAGGTCGTCACCCCGAGCGGTGGGCTGCCGGTCGTCGGGCACTGGACGATCTTCGGCTTGGTCACCGAGTGGATCGGGATCCTCGGCCTGATCGGCATCGTGGTGCTGATGGCCATCCGGCTGCGCAACCGGCCCACCCGTCCCGGCGGGCGTTCCCGGTTCACCGGCTCGACGATGTGGCAGGGCTACTTCGTCGAGTGGATCGTGCTGCTGGTCCTGATCTTCGGCTTCGTGATCCGGGGCTTCAAGGTCGCCACCGACCACTTCGAGTACCCGGCCTGGGCCACCCCGCTCAGCCACGCGGTCGGCGCGGTGCTGCCGGCCTGGCAGGACGGCGCGAGCATCGCCGCGCTCATCAAGATCATGATCTCGATGACCTGGCTCATCGTGATCTCGCTGAACGTCACCATGGGCGTCGCCTGGCACCGCTTCCTGGCCTTCCCCAACATCTTCTTCAAGCGCGACCCGGCCAAGCCGGCCGGCTCCGGCCTGGGCCCGCTGCGCCCGATGATGAGCGAGGGCAAGCCGCTCGACTTCGAGGAGGCCGACCCGGAGAAGGACCAGTTCGGCGTCGCCCAGGTCGAGCAGTTCAGCTGGAAGGGCCTGCTGGACTTCAGCACCTGCACCGAGTGCGGTCGCTGCCAGTCGCAGTGCCCGGCCTGGAACACCGGCAAGCCGCTGTCGCCCAAGCTGCTCGTGCTCAGCCTCCGCGACCACGCGTACGCCAAGGCGCCGTACCTGCTGGCCGGCGGCGGCAAGGACCTGACCGGCGAGGAGAAGGCCACCGAGGCGCAGCTCGCCCACCTGGACGTGCTGACCCTGGCCGAGTCGAACAAGCCGCTGATCGGCACCGCCGAGGAGGGCGGGATCATCGACCCCGACGTCCTCTGGTCCTGCACCACCTGCGGCGCCTGCGTCGAGCAGTGCCCGGTCGACATCGAGCACGTCGACCACATCGTCGACATGCGCCGCTACCAGGTGCTGATCGAGTCGAGCTTCCCCTCCGAGGCCGGCGTCATGCTGCGCAACCTGGAGAACAAGGGCAACCCGTGGGGCGCCCCGCAGAACACCCGCGAGGACTGGACCAAGGGCCTGGACTTCGAGGTGCCGCAGGTCGGCGAGGTCGAGGACTTCGAGTACCTCTTCTGGGTCGGCTGCGCCGGCGCGTTCGAGGACCGGGCGAAGAAGACCACCCGCGCGGTCGCCACGCTGCTCAACGAGGCCGGCGTCTCCTTCGCCATCCTCGGCGAGGGCGAGACCTGCTCCGGCGACCCGGCCCGCCGGATCGGCAACGAGTTCGTCTTCCAGATGCTCGCCCAGCAGAACGTCGAGACCCTGAACGAGGCGTTCGAGGGCCGGGAGAAGGCCAAGCGCAAGATCGTGGCCACCTGCCCGCACTGCTTCAACACCCTGGGCAACGAGTACGGCCAGCTCGGCGGCGAGTTCGAGGTGGTCCACCACACCCAGCTCCTGGCCCACCTGATCAGCACCGGCAAGCTCACCCCGGTCCAGCCGGTCGACGGCGGTGTGACCTACCACGACCCGTGCTACCTGGGCCGGCACAACCGGGTCTTCGCGGCCCCGCGTGAGGTTCTCGGGGACGCCATCAAGGGCGAGATCACCGAGATGCCGCGCAACAGCGAGCGCTCCTTCTGCTGCGGCGCCGGCGGTGCCCGGATGTGGATGGAGGAGAAGATCGGCAAGCGGATCAACGTGGACCGGGTCGAGGAGGCCATGTCCACGGGGGCGAAGACGGTCGCCGTCGGCTGCCCGTTCTGCTCGACGATGCTCAACGACGGGGTCAACGGCAAGGGCGCCGGCGAGCAGGTCGAGGTGGTGGACGTGGCAAGCGTGCTGCTCCGCTCGGTGAAGCCGGAGGGCGCCCCGGGCGACGAGAAGGAGACCGCGCCGGTCGCCGGCTGA